In the genome of Candida dubliniensis CD36 chromosome 3, complete sequence, the window aatattggTTGTGGTAATTGTAGgccaaaattgaaaaccGGTGGCTTGtacaaattcaaataatctCTTGGGGTTTTGCACCtaaataatgaattcaCTAAAAACCGAAGTAGGTTCCctaccaataataatttaaatggAAATATACCCAAACCTTgtaatattatcaaatcaacaTAGAACATTGATAAATCTCTAAGTGATCTTGCCAAATCAAATgcaatttttgttgtatcAACAAAAGATGCCGTACCAAAAGTTGtgaaaaccaaaaacaaattcaCGAATATATAGAAAAAATTCTTGGATACTGATGACAACTCTTCATCACTATGAGATAAATAACCTTGCTTTTCGGAAATCCATACGTAAAAAAATGGAATGACAAGATTTAAAATTGTAAATAAATAAGTTGGTAATAATCCAGTAATCAAGGTTTCGGCCCATTTATGTGCCTTAATGGCTTTCCCCAACGATGGCCAAATTTTGGAAATACTCTTTGTGTTTAAAAAGCTGGCCATAAATCTGACGGGATAAACCAATAACAAACTCATTATCCCAATGAATATCGTGACAGTAAGAATCCTTGTATTTCTGTCTTGTCTAGTTAATGACAAATTATCCCATCGGATGTCATGAGGAGCTGGTGCCAAGCTGGTGATAAGATGATTAACTTTGGGGTCCAAAACTGCTTGTGCCAACATTTGTGCTTCAGCCACAGTCTTCATCGTGAGAAATGCAGTCGAAGTGGCCGGGTATTCTCTGGTTCTGGCCCTTGTTATCTCTTTATCTATAACCTCCAATTTATCAGTATAATAGTTTATTGAATCGACTTTAGGTCCAAATAATCCAAACCAACCTTTCCGAAGACTTGGTCTTGTTCTCAGTTCATCATTCAATAAGCGATTCAAAGTGTCAGACGAATCTCCCTCAACAGACTCTGATTCTTGACCTATTATTGAAACTTGTGTGAGGCTCGATCTTTGAGATGCCCAATCTTCTGGTGACTCTTCTTCACCATCATCAGTATATCTATTAGAAAAACGATACAGTTCTCCAACTTGTGGATGCAACGACACCAAATCACTTTTATTAGTTATACCATTTTTCTCAAAATATTCAACCCAGCTTTCCTCTAGTTTCCGTATTATTTTTCTCCTTCTTTTAAATAGTTTATTTAGATTTTGCCATTCCTTGACAATCAACACAGAATCCACTTCACCAATATTCAAACGGTCAATGTGTCTTGCGAGTGCTACTTCATCTCGCAATGATCCTGGTATCCCCGATATTTTTACCGTTCTATCAGTAACAGAATTTTGAGATCCAAGATACTTTTGACGCATGCTAATAATCCTATTGGTCTGTTTAAATAGAAAGTAAACAGTAACAAATGTAAATACATATGTGAAAATAGTGTATAGCCAAAGAAActgttgatattgttcTCCATCACGGTTTTTACTTGTAATCAGAATTCCAGCCAATACTATACGCTTAATTATTTTGGtttcatcgtcatcatcaggATAATCTTGGTCTACTCTTCCTGTAAACTTGTATCTGATAGGAGATATGATAACAATGGCAAACACTAAACAAATGCTTATTATTCGAATGCacattttaaaaaattccAAGAACACAACTGCATCTAATCCGGCATGTTCTAAAATTTCTTGCTCAGTAATCTTGTATACGGTAGGTATCCAaccaaataatgaattcGAAGGTAATTTAGGcaaatttcttcttgaagTCGAATGTAGActaaaattcaaatgattaAAGTTTGCCACATATATTTTGGGATATTTTAACCGTAAGATGGAAAATAGTAATAGGGCAATGAGTCCTAATGTAGATGCAATTATTACTTGATATCGAGCTACACGAGTAGAATGTGGTCGATATATCACATCGTCATGAGGGGATGTAGCATTGTCATCATTTTGTTGTAGTATGATTTGCAAGTTATTTATTATGTTGTCTATCATAAGTAATGCAATTAGTTGATGTATTGGGGTTGTTGTCTCCAATCAGTTAATAATCTTGTGATAGTAAAAAAGTGGGAGTAAGgtgaaacaaaaacagaaaaatataaatcttATCGTGTGCCTCTTGACATGTACACTACTCAACTTAACATACcgtcaaaaaaattttagacaatattttattttgttgtgGTTGCAATCATGTAAGGAGTCGCCCACCActtcataataatatctaTGCCGTTAAGCAAATTACTCTTTCTACATGGAGGTGCTTTGGTTTGTGATGTAAACTTTTCTTGTGTGgtattttttcttaacaCGATctataataaacaataaaataagaTCAGAATTGAGTAATTAATGTATGAAAATCTATATATAGAAAGTTAGTTTATTctatttgattaataaacaGCTCTGAATGTTGggtttatatataaatctCAGTATCATAATCACAGCATACGTCTTCTTGTCAGTATTAAACCGCCCCAATTATTGGAATCTTCTGATTCAATCATAGCAGAcacaaaatgaaatgatAAACTAAACCAAACTGTAGAAAATTTAGTCCGTACTTGTAGCTTGTTCAGCACCATAACTGGAATCATGCTCGTTGGTCATATCTTCATCAGTAGGGCTACTactattatcatcatttttaagGTTTTGAGATCGAAGAATTCTAATTAAACTgtccaattttttattcattGAGTTGTCTTGTTGCAAAGAATAGTCGCTAATTAACCtgtcaaatttttgatttgtctCGCTTTTAAAACTCTGCAAATCTTCTCGAAGAGCATTTATCGAATGAGCAACTTGGGACTGAGAAACTATCAATCGTTTTAATAGCGACTCAGTGGTATTATCTTGTTGCAGTTGggtttgatattgttgctGGTGCTCGTGGTTCTGGTTCTGATCCTGGCGATAAGCAAAATCACTTGTTCTAGTGTTAGGATTATTATCATATTGAATATTAGGAGAGATATTGTTACCAAAATGCTGTTTTGACTCgtgattcaattgttgttgtggttgcaGAGTTGATGCCAGGGTTCCCGCTGACGTAGAGCTATTGGAATGTCTCAGTGGGTGTTGAACGTTGTGTTGTTCATTTTGTGGCACAGAAGCAGTCATATTTATGTCCGGTGATTTGTAGATAATATGACTAGATGCTTGATTATTAGGATGCGGCTGTAACATTGTTTCTTCTGCGTGactaatttgatttgaagGGTTAATTAATTCTGAATGTTCAAGAGAGGGAACATATCCAGCGACAATATCTTTATTCGTACCAAGCAGTGGGGTTCCAGATGATGGCACTAGTTGATGCTGGCGAATTCCATTGGGAAAATCCATATTATTCtgaaattgatgttgtATCGAATTATCGAATCCCTGCGACATCAAGTATTGTGCTCTGTCTCgattcaatttatattcatAAGAATTAGGACTTATTTGGGACATATCTGCAAGAGCTAGTGGGTTCTCAATCTGTGTCGTCGTAGCATTTTGATGAACATATGAATTGTCAATTTGAGTATTAATGGCAACATCactattattactactGCCCCCCAATGAGTATGGGTTAACTTCGGTGTGATTATTTTTGTACATATACTCCAAGATATCGACCAAGAGCTTTTCATTTTCGTTCAACACCACCTGATCTAGGAGCTGATTGTTATGTTTTAACCGGTTCtccaaattctttttcaacatttgaAAGCGATGATTTATTGTCCTGCTTTGCACTATGTTGGAATTACATCGCTCATTAAATTCTTGCAAAACTTTCTCCCATGTCTTAATGATGTTACCTCTAGTGAAGATGTCCTCTTTATACTTATGAATGAGAAAAAGTAGATTAGTTTCGGAATCGTAAGTAAACTGAAAGTTGCTTCGTTTGTTAAATGATGCAGATCCCGTTGCCGAAGATAATGTTTGGGTGTGATCAATTTCTTCGTTCATTATACTCACAAGGAACTGATATTTTGCACCATGAACAGGTAGAGCTAAAATGTGAAATATTAGATTTTCTTGATCTGTAGATGACAAAACAAATAgtaaataaatgatatcGATAATAACAGCTTTTTATACgaaacaaaagaagaaaaatttttcacagAATAAACGTTTAGAGGAATACCGTCCTCATATAAATAATCCTTCCCTctccaaaaacaaaaataaaaaaactatATGCATATGTCTATCTATAAGTAATGCGTGTTTAACGTTTCTGGAATGTGGTTTTGTGCTACTAAACgttttcaataaatgatatGCGGTTTGAATCTCATAGATGAGATAGCTTTGTTATAgcatttatttttgtttttgctgAAAATAATGGTATTCCGTGATAATgagaaaataaaagaagGCGGGTGAAGGGAGAGTGGGGGAGAAGCAGTAATAATGATAGTTAGATATTCGTCGTGAATTTATTcgatgaattttttttgccttACTAAAACTCATAAAAGCATTTCAATTACGCCGAAATATGAAACAAATTATCCACGAAGATTGTTAATAAACACACCTCTCTTTTCTCCATTCATGCACCGAAGACCCAATACAAAAACAAGGgcaagaacaagaacaagaacaagaacaagaacaaggaCAACAAGATTTGTCAACgccatttctttttatttttttttaaaaaaaaccaTTTGAAGGTTAAAAggtaaataataaataactAAAAGAAGGTGCATCTTTTTTGACTTTCGTTAAACTGATTGTTCTTAAGCCCGAGTAAAAGTTTAGTTACTAAATGTCATCAGTTTAAATCTATTTGTCTTACTATTCCAACTTTTTAGTTTacttgttttttttaaaaaagatttgatttttttgttttgttttgtttatcCAATATTCACTTTGTTAATCTTTCTGGATTTAAAGACATAAAGGAAACAGATGAAAAAAACCTTCCCTAAAAAGCTTAAAACTTTTCCGTTCCTTCATTTCCGAATCATCTAAACTTTCAGGTTTTGTAGTTGAAGTTTACTAAAATGTCAAAGAAAGATAAACTATGAAAAATTCGTTTTCTTTataaggaaaaaaaaaatatatatatataatattagATTGGATAATGCATAAGCGATAAATGTGTACAAATTTTTgccaaaatattttgttttgtaacTCAAATTAACAGAAAACAATGACATGGGTAAAACAAGACCAACTGCTTATTGCATCAAGAACGCTTTGACACAAACCAATTTGTTCATATTACCAATTACAAATAAAGTTGTAAACATTTAACAGATGCATAATGCgcaaacaataaaatcGTGGGAGACACAAAATCTGGAACAATGTTATAATTGTTACAATTGAGCGATTCCCTTtcttatttatttatttgtttgtttgctTTCAACGAAACATTAGATGCCAAACATCATCAACCACAATAACCGAAAGTTATCTGAGAATCTTTAACTGTAAACCATAaaacctaaaaaaaatataattggAGATGAGGAATGAGctaataaagaaagaaattctCCAGAAAAGTGATCAACAGAGACTAAAAGCTGAGTTTAAGTCTTAGAATGGAGTTTAGTAAGCAAAATAGACCGactaaaataaaactaGCAATATTGTCTTTGCTTTAAAtctttgttattgtttcaATACTCGGTTGTGATTTTTAACATTTGGTTTGTAAAAATTGGGCCAAACAATGGAATGATATTCATTAATCTTCCCATAAAATCTGTTTTTGATGATCTCTTATGTTTTCTTCTATATCCCTCTTAACCAAATAACAAAGAACACGATATTCGTAATAAGctgattttgttgtttcgCAACATAGCCTATCACCgtttaaaaattctttcCGCTTTGAAAATTTCCATAGAATTTACTATCAAATTTcctttatttttgttgtaaaaaaaatgaaaaaaaaaaaagaaacataTATAACAATTGGGCATTATATTCGTCACGTAAATGCAAAGTTCTAATTGTGTCCCAAAACAGATCAAATTTAACAGTAAGGTTATATCCTATTATCTTTGATTGCAGCATATTCTGTTTGTTGTTTCGTTCCCATGGGGGGGGACCTGGATCATCGATGCTGGATTTAGTAAGACATGTCcaaaattataatgataaatttagTACTAATTTAGATTTCTTACTTTTCGATTTCGTATTAAGTGATTGCTCAGTGGCTTAGTATGCGGTACCTACCTAAACTGATGCAAACTAATGCCTTTGAAGCAGGGAGAGTATATGGTCCTGCTATATTTTTGATAGTGTGTCTTGcgccaaaaaaaaaaaaaaaaaaactattacAAAGATCAACAAAAATAGGTTTTCAAGAGAACAACAATAGTCGGCGAAATAATAGGATATGGATTTCCTTTATAATACTAAAAAATATACAATGTTAAGCACAATGCATAATGCGGGTATAAAATTCatagttgttgttaataatCTTGTCACATTGGTGTTCAgtataatattttttgcTGATATTTCAATCTTTGCGTCAGGTACATATTCACAACAGTAGTGCACAATTCTATTTtctattatatatatttgtataAGGGGTTTTACTTTATATAATGCCAATGTCAAAACCTCTCCTATTGGAAAATGCTATGGAGTTCGGTTTACGTATTATTGttactattgttgttgttgttgttactgCTATTTCCACGTAAAACTCTTCTACATTCATTGCACAAAACTAGTATCTGATGAGAACAAACACCAAAAGCGTCTAGGTATACGCTTATTGTTGTATTCAAAACATCCACTTTGGACCGAGATCCGGTCGCTATTTCCTCAAGCGATCGTTCCAATGACTTTCGTAAAAATGGTTTTGATAGCGATATATCTTCAAATTCCATTTTGTCAAGGCCATCTATGAGTCCCATTCCTAAGAGTGAAGGGACAATAAATTCATTCTTTCCCTTTTTCGATTTAGCAATATATCCTCTATTCTCTATTTTATGGATATGCTCCGCAATAGTAGCATCTGTTCCAATACCATTGGCATCCATCAATGCAATTAGCTCAGGCTCAGTCATATGATTCGGCGGACTTGTTTTTCCCTCTTTCAATACTCCACTAGCCAACTTGATCCGCTCTCCTTCCGTGAACTTTGGTAACTGCTTGGAGCTTTCCCATTTTTTGTATATATACACatccaaataatttttttcaagcaCCATTAATCCATTTGCTGTGAAGAATTCGTCTCCCCATTTTAAAGTCGCCACGGTTTGCATACCAACAGCGTCTTTTGAGCAACAGGCAATAAACCGACGTACAACGTATTCATacacttttttttcgttGATGGATTTTAGAGTATCCAAGGAAACATATTTGATGGGATGGATTGGAGGATGCGCCTTATCATCATGAGAACCACTCCGAGGAACTTGATATCCTTGGCTTAAAAGCTCAGTTGTGTAGCTCCCCCATCGAGAATCTTGCTTGTGGACTTCTAGTAAACTCCTGAAATCAGTTTCTTTGGCAAATCTATCAGTTTCAGTTCTCGGATACGACAAAAACCCCTGATTGTAAAGCTTTTCAGCAGCTTCCAATGCTGCCTTGGCAGACATCTTAAAAAACCTAGCACAAtctttttgtaattcaaCCGTTGTCAATGGGAAGGGACGGAAATTGGGTTTCCTCTTTGATTCTATCTTTGATATGATTCCATATTCCCCACTCTTGCAGCACTGTTCGTAAAGCATAACCACATACAACTTGTCAAAAAAATGACCTCGAACCCAATTGAAAACtgtctttttgttttctttccttGTTTCAACCTCAATATGCCAAAATGGTTCCGGtataaaatttttcactCGTTTATAtctatcaacaacaaatccCAACGTCGGAAACTGACATGTTCCATAAGAAGCCACCTGTGTCCCATCAATTATCCCCTTTTGTCGCAATTGATCAGTCAACAAACGTGTAAAACTGGTACCCACTCGAAAATCAACTTCCATACGACACGAGACAGCAGCTACTGCGCTCATATCCAAGTTCACGGGATTCTTTGCTGCTCGAATAATATGATTTCGTTCAAGATGTGAAAACTTGGCTCGCCAAATATTGTTCAACTCAAGGTTCCTATTGTATTTTTTGGCAGCATtcataatttcaaatccaaTGTATTCCCCTTCTCTATCACAATCTGTCCAGatcatcaatttatcaGCGTTTCTTGCCTCTTTTGCAATGTTTTCATGAACAGCTTTCTTGGTAATAACGGTCAATATGTCTGCATCAAATAGTCGTCCAGGAACACATTTCCCCCAGGCAAAAGCCGACTCAAACTCAAGATTCGTGATATGTCCAACAACCGAAGTCATGGTCACTTGACAAGGGCCATCTTCAGGTTTGAAAGTAAATGTGAAATCGTAGtttttgatgaatttttcTGATGAATCTCGTAATGATGTTCGTCCTCCTCCCAAGATATTTGCCACAGCTTTTGCAATTGACGGTTTCTCTGCAACACATAGTATCTTCATATTATTTCAATCGAGAAAATGGGAAAATTGGGAACCCTGATGATACTGGCCAGGCTTTAATGAGTAGTGGTTTTATTTCTTGATTTCCAGCATAATTTTTcgtgttgttgtttattgtgTGTGTTGGATACGCGCGCGCGTCTTGAAGTGTTCGAAAGTAAAGATGAGAATGAGTTTCAGCCTAACCACTGATGGTACGGGTGGCGAAATCTTTACCACttaatgaatataatgAACCTAAGGTTATATTAACAAATTAAGGATTTTTTATGTAACAGATATTCGTTATAAGAGCTTTCGAGGATCTAATATACTTTCAATTCTACTTTGTAACCTGGTTTGCGGTCTGCACTACCTCGGCCAGTATTTTAATATACTGTTACTTGCCCACTTCTAAAAATCCCCATAAGATGTATCTCTTAAATATCATATTCAATACAACCCACTCTCGATAAAATCAAAGTGCCtaattactattattattattattattattattattattgttgattataCCAAATGATGATTCCATACATGTGTGACGAGTTATACATAATGTCGTAACCACgaagagagagaaaaataatatacaGACAAAATATATGATCGATAAGAACCACCAACCAAATATTAGTTAACTATTAAACTACTTgattctttgttttcttttcttttcttttttttttttttgcaagcAAAATGGCATCGTTCACTAATGGATTTGAGTCAATAAATTTGGCTTCAACAGTTCTGGGTGCTtatcaagaagaagacaCTCCCATCAAACGTTTACACTCTATCCCCGCTTCCACCTccgaagatgaagatgaactTGATCCCGAAGAgtttatttcaaataaagTACATAAACCAGCAACAAAAGACTCACATGTGCTGTACAATGAGTATCTGGAGAAGAACAGAAGTGATGAACCACTATCAAACTTACATGACACTCATAAACCTCatttaacaacaaccacaactctaattgattcaaccaaagaaaatgaaCTGTTATACAATACCATGGACAGTTTGATGATAAAATCTATCAATTTCCCCGCGGCCATATACCAGTCAGATGACAAGAATTCCCAATCACCAATCGAGTATTTATCCAACAGGATAAAATTGCTCACACAAGAGTTATATGaagattcaattaaatatgGTAAATTCTTGAAGAGTGGTAATAATCATATATACCAATTGCGAAGTAAACTATTGCAGACcttcaatcaattatcCGAAAGTTATTATTCTTTAAATGAACTATATCATAAAGACATGTCATATGCAGAAACATTACACGGatcattcaaaaaatgggatcaacaacaaaacaaagtATTGTCTAAAGTGAAATCCATAAAAAGTGATACAAACAAACATGGAGCCAAATTATTCACCTTATTAGATGAAGTAAACGATGTTGATGACGAGATTAAACTTTTGGAAACAAAACTACAGCAGCTTCGGTCTAAAAAGGAACtattaaataaagaaatcGAAGACACCAGCAGTGTTTTGGAAAGTAGAACAGCAAAGTATGTTGATATGTTTAAAGATTTGGAAAACAAAGGCAAGTCAGCCATTATTGACTTTCTTGTTTCTAATGGTGCTCccgaaaaagaaattgacaCCATCGTGAGATTTTTACCCGTTGATATTACCATTTCCAGCAACTATTCACTGAAAAAGGAACCAGACAAACAGGTACATACTGCAAAGGAGTCAGTTCCACAGCCTGAATCAACAAGCAACCCCCCAGCTATCCCTAACAATATAGGTATGCAACCGTTTATCGTCCCTGAGGTAGAACCAGATTCTAAGACACCAGATTTGCAGTCAATGAACCATGATCATGGACCCACTCCTTTTGAAAAAGGATATGCCATGGGGACACAAAACTCCGCGACGTTGAAAAACAAGATGAATCATATAATGAATAAGCTTTTGCATTCCCTTCCGACAACTGCACCATCAAATATTCCAAAAATACCTGCCATGTCACATATTAAAGTGgatgatttatcaaatacaatttctaaaaaattagatttagatccaataatgatttttttggaacACAAAGTTGCTGCTTTACATGATTTGGCAGTGCAATCGTCTCAAAATGCTGCATTATTTCATGAGTTTGGTAGAATATGGGAAGACGTTACAAAACTAATGAACATTCAGGAAGAAAAGTTGGAGAGTATTCTCAACGACTATTCGAATCCTAAAGTGGTTACACGTGTCTTGATTTCCACTTTGGACCAATTGAAAACCATCTTATCTtcattgaataataatcctATAACAAATGCTAGTTCTAAAAATGAAGTGTTGACTTCATTAGTAACAAGTGAATATAATGCGGTTGAAGAGGCCGTTAAACTTGTATCAACTGACCTTGTAACCATTGGAGAAGCCAATTCTAGTGGAGGGCAACCTCCTTTGATACCTACATCTTCAAAACCTACAAGTCAAGTGTATCCAGTAAATACTAATGACATCAAACTGGCTACAAAAATTGAGTAAAAGGTGATTGTAATCCAATGTAATTTAAATGTAAACAGGGTTTCTTATAAGATGTATTGAGAATATACGATGCAGATctatttcaaaaatataaaaaacaGTTTATTTCTTTGCAAATGGGCGTTTTCTAGGTATAAACAAATTAGATGGTGGTTTGACTACTCCAGAAGATGAGGGCATAGTTGACTTTGTTGGCTTCTTTGTTTTATCTGTTGATTTAACTGAGGCAATGGAAGAGTTAACAGTTATTTGCAAAGATTTGTTTTGAGGAGTAGTGGGAAACTCCTTAGATGTACTCCTTTCAGCATCGGCAGGCTTGTTGGGCTTAAGGGTACCTGAAGATGTTGGAGTTGGAGTTGAGGCAGCTACTGGTTTTGAAATCGTACCAGAACGAGTGGGGACATTTTTAGAATCATCTTGAGGTTTTGGTTGATTTATATATGGTTTCGGAGCATTGTTTGTTGGTTGCAGATTCTTTGTCTGATAATTGAAGTTTTTATTTCCATTAGGTGGTTTCGTTTTACTTGGTAAAACACCTGCAT includes:
- a CDS encoding DNA topoisomerase III, putative (Similar to S. cerevisiae TOP3;~In S. cerevisiae: conserved protein that functions in a complex with Sgs1p and Rmi1p to relax single-stranded negatively-supercoiled DNA preferentially, involved in telomere stability and regulation of mitotic recombination), giving the protein MKILCVAEKPSIAKAVANILGGGRTSLRDSSEKFIKNYDFTFTFKPEDGPCQVTMTSVVGHITNLEFESAFAWGKCVPGRLFDADILTVITKKAVHENIAKEARNADKLMIWTDCDREGEYIGFEIMNAAKKYNRNLELNNIWRAKFSHLERNHIIRAAKNPVNLDMSAVAAVSCRMEVDFRVGTSFTRLLTDQLRQKGIIDGTQVASYGTCQFPTLGFVVDRYKRVKNFIPEPFWHIEVETRKENKKTVFNWVRGHFFDKLYVVMLYEQCCKSGEYGIISKIESKRKPNFRPFPLTTVELQKDCARFFKMSAKAALEAAEKLYNQGFLSYPRTETDRFAKETDFRSLLEVHKQDSRWGSYTTELLSQGYQVPRSGSHDDKAHPPIHPIKYVSLDTLKSINEKKVYEYVVRRFIACCSKDAVGMQTVATLKWGDEFFTANGLMVLEKNYLDVYIYKKWESSKQLPKFTEGERIKLASGVLKEGKTSPPNHMTEPELIALMDANGIGTDATIAEHIHKIENRGYIAKSKKGKNEFIVPSLLGMGLIDGLDKMEFEDISLSKPFLRKSLERSLEEIATGSRSKVDVLNTTISVYLDAFGVCSHQILVLCNECRRVLRGNSSNNNNNNSNNNT
- a CDS encoding uncharacterized membrane protein ylr241w homologue, putative, yielding MIDNIINNLQIILQQNDDNATSPHDDVIYRPHSTRVARYQVIIASTLGLIALLLFSILRLKYPKIYVANFNHLNFSLHSTSRRNLPKLPSNSLFGWIPTVYKITEQEILEHAGLDAVVFLEFFKMCIRIISICLVFAIVIISPIRYKFTGRVDQDYPDDDDETKIIKRIVLAGISITSKNRDGEQYQQFLWLYTIFTYVFTFVTVYFLFKQTNRIISMRQKYLGSQNSVTDRTVKISGIPGSLRDEVALARHIDRLNIGEVDSVLIVKEWQNLNKLFKRRRKIIRKLEESWVEYFEKNGITNKSDLVSLHPQVGESYRFSNRYTDDGEEESPEDWASQRSSLTQVSIIGQESESVEGDSSDTLNRLLNDESRTRPSLRKGWFGLFGPKVDSINYYTDKLEVIDKEITRARTREYPATSTAFLTMKTVAEAQMLAQAVLDPKVNHLITSLAPAPHDIRWDNLSLTRQDRNTRILTVTIFIGIMSLLLVYPVRFMASFLNTKSISKIWPSLGKAIKAHKWAETLITGLLPTYLFTILNLVIPFFYVWISEKQGYLSHSDEELSSVSKNFFYIFVNLFLVFTTFGTASFVDTTKIAFDLARSLRDLSMFYVDLIILQGLGIFPFKLLLVGNLLRFLVNSLFRCKTPRDYLNLYKPPVFNFGLQLPQPILIFIITLVYSVMSSKILTAGLLYFIIGYFVSKYQLLYACVHPPHSTGKVWPIIFRRIILGLFLFQITMVGTLALQDAITCASFLAPLPFLTLYFWWSFHKQYIPLSTFIALRAIENNDNINPTDLEQIIENNYNKTLDERRELNTKYEYTNLVNDLDGPMIALDGEDVLIVNRDGTTVRKPPQNFSSEWDY